Proteins encoded by one window of Dyella humicola:
- a CDS encoding LrgA yields MSTPRWDKVELTASYTLLTILATELLTRLGLFSMFPLPPVDLALSIIATVLVIGAFWFARTSRKARFWIIGFASATQLVPMVVRQPILLLPLIGAAFPVAIMLWAMIALSKKGQGTAPHS; encoded by the coding sequence ATGAGCACCCCGCGCTGGGACAAGGTCGAACTCACCGCCAGCTACACCTTGCTGACGATCCTGGCCACGGAACTGCTGACCCGCCTCGGTCTGTTCAGCATGTTCCCGCTGCCCCCCGTCGACCTGGCGCTATCCATCATCGCCACCGTGCTGGTGATCGGCGCATTCTGGTTCGCCCGCACCAGCCGCAAGGCCCGCTTCTGGATCATCGGCTTCGCCAGCGCCACTCAACTGGTGCCGATGGTGGTCCGCCAACCGATCCTGCTCCTGCCCTTGATCGGCGCCGCCTTCCCCGTTGCCATCATGCTGTGGGCGATGATCGCCTTGTCGAAAAAAGGGCAGGGCACCGCACCCCATTCCTGA
- a CDS encoding DoxX family protein: protein MPVALAINRATVGTFFTLSGYQKLFKRSRHDELVSTLHADDVHQIRIMQWLIPSAEFAGGLALLSGTLSVIAALGLMVIMGGALCLDGVKRIAAWKPLDRIDWLDDLLYLPEAPYLLALLLVVLAGPGALAIDSLL from the coding sequence GTGCCGGTCGCCCTCGCGATCAACCGCGCCACCGTCGGCACGTTCTTCACCCTTTCCGGCTATCAAAAACTATTCAAACGCAGTCGGCATGACGAACTGGTGAGCACACTACACGCTGACGACGTGCACCAAATCCGCATCATGCAATGGCTCATTCCCTCCGCCGAGTTTGCGGGTGGGCTGGCGCTACTATCGGGTACGCTATCCGTGATCGCCGCGCTCGGACTCATGGTCATTATGGGCGGCGCACTGTGCCTTGACGGCGTCAAACGCATCGCCGCCTGGAAGCCACTCGACCGCATCGACTGGCTCGACGATCTGCTCTACCTACCGGAAGCGCCTTACCTGCTAGCGCTGCTGCTTGTCGTGCTCGCCGGTCCCGGAGCGCTGGCAATCGATTCCCTGCTTTAA
- a CDS encoding DUF488 family protein encodes MKLPFFTIGHSDRSLDVFAGLLIEAGVALVVDIRKMPRSRTHHQFNEDALPASLTSFGISYEHIAALGGLRKKAPSISREMNDFWTNRSFHNYADYALSPEFREGLAQLIVDGRKRRCAMMCSEAVWWRCHRRIVADYLIAGGEEVFHIMGGGRIEPAQLTRGAIVQPDGTVIYPSAADEAVVAIYED; translated from the coding sequence ATGAAACTACCGTTCTTCACCATTGGCCATTCCGACCGAAGTCTCGACGTGTTCGCCGGGCTGCTGATCGAAGCTGGGGTAGCCCTTGTGGTCGACATTCGTAAGATGCCTCGATCGCGAACGCATCATCAATTCAACGAGGATGCGCTTCCCGCTTCGCTGACATCGTTTGGTATCTCATACGAACATATCGCTGCACTGGGTGGCTTACGAAAAAAGGCGCCATCCATTTCGCGTGAGATGAATGACTTCTGGACGAATCGCAGTTTCCACAATTATGCAGACTACGCATTGTCACCAGAATTTCGCGAGGGGCTGGCACAACTGATTGTCGACGGGCGCAAACGGCGGTGCGCGATGATGTGTTCGGAAGCGGTGTGGTGGCGCTGCCATCGACGCATTGTCGCCGACTACCTCATAGCGGGCGGTGAAGAGGTTTTTCACATTATGGGCGGTGGCCGTATAGAGCCGGCGCAGCTTACGCGTGGCGCCATCGTTCAACCCGATGGCACGGTCATCTATCCAAGTGCCGCAGATGAAGCAGTGGTGGCGATTTACGAGGATTGA
- a CDS encoding N-acyl homoserine lactonase family protein, which yields MRSLDLISCDAMARGAPRQSRWLFTASFQFDEETVMVRQAKTTAMLAIAAGLILMMYVSAASATSPLPDPSRAGVTERLYRLDCGHSLANDESVWTPGKNVGRSIEFSSTCWLIKHRDEWLLWDTGVPEATLNDPRGWSTLPKLIVYHLDKSLTSQLAEIGLKPGDITYVAVSHTHGDHIGNVDLFPEATVLMQRAEYNWIHSNNGPNENVNQLMALARKLLGTPKKLQLLDGNTDVFGDGSVVLISTPGHTPGSQSLLVHLKKSGFIILSGDVAHSAENLRNDVVPTLNTDRAESIASMEEIKRLIATYKATIFINHDKKQTDTLKLLPAFYD from the coding sequence GTGCGATCGCTCGATCTGATCAGTTGTGATGCTATGGCGCGTGGCGCGCCCCGCCAGTCGCGTTGGCTATTCACTGCGTCTTTTCAATTCGACGAGGAAACAGTCATGGTGAGACAAGCGAAGACAACGGCGATGTTGGCGATAGCGGCCGGGTTGATTCTAATGATGTACGTGTCCGCTGCGAGCGCCACCTCGCCATTACCCGACCCCTCAAGGGCCGGCGTGACTGAGCGTCTCTATCGATTGGATTGCGGCCACTCGCTTGCGAACGATGAGTCGGTATGGACTCCGGGAAAAAACGTTGGCCGCAGCATTGAATTCTCATCTACCTGCTGGCTGATCAAGCACCGGGATGAATGGTTGCTCTGGGATACGGGTGTCCCCGAGGCCACGCTCAACGATCCACGAGGCTGGTCGACATTGCCTAAGCTAATCGTGTATCACTTGGACAAATCATTGACCAGCCAGCTTGCCGAGATTGGTCTGAAACCCGGCGATATCACTTATGTCGCCGTATCTCACACGCATGGAGACCATATAGGCAACGTCGACTTGTTCCCTGAGGCGACGGTCTTGATGCAGCGGGCTGAATACAACTGGATCCACTCCAACAACGGACCAAACGAAAACGTCAACCAGTTGATGGCCTTGGCGCGCAAGCTCCTCGGTACGCCGAAAAAGCTGCAGCTACTCGACGGTAACACCGACGTATTCGGTGACGGAAGCGTCGTTCTGATCTCCACACCCGGGCACACCCCGGGCAGCCAGTCGCTGTTGGTGCACCTGAAAAAATCCGGCTTCATCATCCTGTCCGGTGATGTCGCCCACTCTGCCGAAAACCTGCGGAACGACGTAGTGCCGACCCTTAATACGGATCGTGCGGAGTCCATCGCATCGATGGAAGAAATCAAGCGATTGATCGCCACGTACAAAGCAACGATCTTCATCAACCACGACAAGAAGCAAACCGACACGCTCAAGTTGCTGCCTGCCTTTTACGATTAG
- a CDS encoding TM2 domain-containing protein, translating to MALVYCRECGKQVSENAATCPGCGAANGRRGTKSHVAAGILALLLGGIGIHKFYLGRPGQGILYVLFCWTLIPSFVAFIEGIIYLCTSDQNFQAKYG from the coding sequence ATGGCATTGGTGTACTGCAGAGAATGTGGCAAGCAAGTTTCGGAGAATGCGGCCACATGTCCGGGGTGTGGCGCAGCGAATGGTAGGCGCGGCACGAAGAGTCATGTCGCAGCCGGCATCTTAGCCCTGCTTCTTGGGGGCATTGGGATCCACAAGTTCTATTTGGGGCGTCCTGGCCAAGGCATTCTCTACGTCCTCTTTTGCTGGACGCTCATTCCCTCGTTCGTCGCCTTTATTGAAGGGATCATCTATCTCTGCACGAGCGACCAGAACTTTCAGGCCAAGTACGGCTAA
- a CDS encoding right-handed parallel beta-helix repeat-containing protein: MKRFLKIVLLSVVVAFGFAATAHAQATRTWVSGVGDDANPCSRTAPCKTFAGAIAKTTAVGEISVLDPGGFGALTITKAITLSGGGELASILVAGTNGIVIAAGPTDTVILRNLEFHGSGSGLSGVLIQSAGKVIIDHCTFQGFTADNVEIAVTSPTYVTVLDSVMTGGAIGVSIDSTSGPGPVVALLKNVTIQGAGVGVQTMRGVVDITHSTFQNNKTYGVYASVGYINMADSALAFNGTAIQASTGGSVAISNVSLFNNGVGIGSGGGSVQSAGNNLSAGNTTPGAPNGAALVQ; the protein is encoded by the coding sequence ATGAAGCGTTTTCTAAAGATAGTCCTGCTGTCCGTCGTCGTCGCATTTGGATTCGCGGCAACGGCACATGCACAAGCAACGCGTACCTGGGTATCGGGAGTGGGCGACGACGCCAATCCCTGCAGCCGAACCGCACCTTGCAAAACCTTTGCAGGAGCCATTGCTAAAACGACGGCGGTAGGCGAGATATCAGTACTTGATCCGGGTGGCTTTGGCGCATTGACCATTACCAAAGCCATCACGCTCAGCGGCGGCGGCGAGCTGGCAAGCATCCTCGTTGCCGGCACCAACGGCATTGTCATTGCCGCTGGCCCGACTGACACCGTCATCCTGCGCAATCTGGAATTCCACGGCAGCGGAAGCGGGCTTTCCGGCGTCCTGATTCAGAGCGCGGGCAAAGTCATCATCGATCACTGCACCTTCCAGGGGTTTACCGCGGATAACGTCGAAATAGCCGTGACGTCCCCGACCTATGTGACGGTGCTGGATTCGGTCATGACGGGTGGCGCCATAGGCGTTTCGATCGATAGCACGTCGGGTCCGGGGCCAGTCGTGGCGCTTCTGAAAAACGTGACCATCCAGGGAGCTGGCGTGGGCGTACAGACCATGCGTGGTGTTGTCGATATCACCCATTCCACCTTTCAGAACAACAAAACCTACGGCGTCTATGCTTCCGTGGGATATATCAACATGGCCGACAGCGCCCTGGCTTTCAACGGCACTGCAATCCAAGCGTCGACGGGGGGCTCAGTTGCCATCTCAAATGTCAGCCTCTTCAACAACGGTGTCGGTATCGGATCGGGCGGCGGCAGCGTTCAGTCGGCCGGCAACAACCTCTCGGCCGGCAACACCACACCCGGCGCGCCGAATGGGGCCGCCCTGGTTCAGTAA
- a CDS encoding lipocalin-like domain-containing protein: MSEYAIHPSTEGVAMSVAKCVLVSCFIASMAASPVLVAQDAMKPGESADHGMVPKELVGVWTLVRCDNVYPDGHRVELYGPNPAGMWLIDAQGDYMMQIVRAKRMPFAANDKSKGTPEEYRAASMDSNAHYGHVSADANVMRSDIVHASFPNWDGRSGDSSYTIDGDELTYRVAKPSSGAAEGAHGEVVWRRVRS; the protein is encoded by the coding sequence ATGAGCGAGTATGCGATCCATCCCTCCACCGAAGGTGTCGCCATGTCAGTCGCCAAATGCGTACTCGTTTCCTGCTTCATCGCCTCCATGGCCGCGTCACCGGTCCTGGTCGCTCAGGACGCCATGAAGCCTGGTGAAAGCGCCGACCACGGCATGGTTCCAAAGGAATTGGTCGGCGTGTGGACGCTTGTCCGTTGCGACAACGTCTATCCCGATGGCCATCGCGTGGAGCTCTACGGACCCAACCCCGCGGGCATGTGGCTTATCGACGCCCAGGGCGACTACATGATGCAAATCGTGCGCGCAAAGCGCATGCCCTTTGCGGCCAACGACAAATCCAAGGGCACGCCCGAGGAGTATCGCGCTGCCTCGATGGACAGCAATGCCCACTACGGTCACGTGAGCGCCGACGCCAACGTCATGCGCAGCGACATCGTGCACGCATCGTTCCCCAACTGGGACGGCCGCAGCGGCGACTCGAGTTACACCATCGATGGCGACGAGCTGACCTATCGCGTCGCCAAGCCATCGAGCGGCGCGGCCGAAGGCGCCCATGGCGAAGTCGTGTGGCGTCGCGTCCGTTCATAG
- a CDS encoding DUF1428 domain-containing protein, with the protein MSYIDGFVIAVPDANREQFIEHARTFDAIFLEFGATRIVECWGDDVPDGKLTDFRRAVQAKQDESVVFSWVEWPDKATRDAGMAKLMEDPRMPAASDMPFDGKRMIFGGFTPVVSLPSQ; encoded by the coding sequence ATGTCCTACATCGATGGTTTCGTGATCGCCGTACCCGACGCCAACCGCGAGCAATTCATCGAACACGCGCGTACCTTCGACGCCATTTTCTTGGAGTTCGGAGCTACCCGGATCGTGGAGTGTTGGGGCGACGACGTGCCCGACGGCAAGCTCACCGATTTCCGGCGCGCCGTGCAGGCGAAGCAGGACGAATCCGTGGTGTTCTCCTGGGTGGAATGGCCCGACAAGGCCACCCGCGATGCCGGCATGGCGAAACTCATGGAAGATCCGCGCATGCCAGCCGCCAGCGACATGCCCTTCGACGGCAAGCGCATGATCTTCGGCGGCTTCACACCAGTGGTCAGCCTGCCGAGCCAGTGA
- a CDS encoding DUF2945 domain-containing protein yields MSHPFNIGDHVIWNSEAGHVSGHIIAIHTKDFVYKGYVHHATEDDPQYEIKSDTTDHIASHKGGALKPVR; encoded by the coding sequence ATGAGCCATCCCTTCAATATCGGCGACCACGTGATCTGGAATTCAGAAGCCGGACACGTATCTGGTCACATCATCGCGATCCATACCAAGGATTTTGTCTATAAGGGCTACGTCCACCACGCCACGGAAGATGATCCGCAATACGAGATCAAGAGCGACACGACTGACCATATCGCCTCGCATAAAGGTGGTGCGCTCAAACCCGTGCGATGA
- a CDS encoding LysR family transcriptional regulator, whose product MNRFSDMQLLVDVADLSSLSAAGRRAGLSPAAASACVLRVETMLGARLFERTTRQLRLTDEGRIYIASCRVAIETMKEAERAVRSGTDAVSGTLRVSAPSDLGRNLLVHILNSFMELHPDVRVVLTLSDSLSRFVPDDVDVAIRVGPLQDSDLVARHLADSWRVVCASPACIETHGMPTQPEQLGELPTLVLTTQAGPRNEWQLGEDVVRVRRYHECTDSEVIRTWAVLGRGFAYRQLWAVTADVSAGRLKLVHAPGWSAPSPIHAMYHPNVFQPPRVRRFVDFLQEKFSQRYATEDENALASAFKREP is encoded by the coding sequence ATGAACCGCTTCAGCGACATGCAGCTCCTTGTCGATGTAGCCGACCTCAGCAGCCTGTCGGCGGCCGGGCGTCGGGCCGGGCTTTCACCGGCCGCTGCCAGCGCCTGTGTGCTACGCGTGGAGACGATGCTTGGCGCACGGTTGTTCGAGCGCACGACGCGTCAATTACGCCTGACGGATGAGGGACGCATCTACATCGCCTCCTGCCGGGTGGCGATCGAAACCATGAAGGAGGCCGAGCGCGCGGTACGCAGCGGCACCGACGCGGTTAGCGGAACGCTGCGCGTATCGGCGCCGTCGGATCTCGGGCGCAACCTGCTGGTCCATATCCTCAACAGCTTCATGGAGCTTCACCCGGACGTGCGCGTTGTGCTGACGTTGTCGGACTCACTCTCGCGCTTCGTGCCGGACGATGTCGACGTCGCCATTCGCGTTGGTCCTTTGCAGGACAGTGACCTCGTCGCGCGTCACCTTGCCGACAGCTGGCGTGTGGTGTGTGCATCGCCCGCATGCATCGAGACCCATGGCATGCCAACACAACCCGAGCAACTCGGCGAGCTGCCAACGCTGGTACTGACCACCCAGGCGGGGCCCAGAAATGAGTGGCAACTCGGTGAGGATGTCGTACGCGTCCGGCGATATCACGAGTGCACCGACAGTGAAGTGATACGCACATGGGCGGTTTTGGGACGCGGTTTTGCGTACCGACAACTTTGGGCGGTCACGGCGGATGTAAGCGCTGGCAGGCTGAAGCTCGTCCATGCGCCTGGCTGGTCCGCGCCATCTCCCATCCACGCGATGTACCATCCCAACGTGTTTCAGCCGCCACGCGTACGCCGCTTCGTCGACTTCCTTCAGGAAAAGTTTTCACAGCGGTATGCGACCGAAGACGAGAACGCCTTGGCGTCGGCATTCAAGAGGGAGCCATGA
- a CDS encoding AI-2E family transporter: MSSESQVVPPASPSQRAITIIASATVLALLYFGREVLVPIALALFFSLLMDPWVRLYRRLGLGHGLSVMIAVLALVVIVTGLTTVMGSQVVRMARSLPQYEATIHAKAQTLRAMTVGRLELMQGEFGKVISQPEVRNVYPPLTSASAPSYLAPTAPSTEPVQAPMPATPTEVITRILSTAWIPLQTAGIVLVVLVFVLLEHESLRDRFIRLAGGADLRASTAAINDAGERLSRFFVSTFSVNVGVGAAIWLGLSLMGLPGAPLWGGLTAALRFVPYVGVWMVAVVAAVFAAAVVPGWSLLLMTLALYLVVELVVSQLVEPLLYGHTTGLSPLAIVVAAIFWSWLWGPVGLIMSTPLTLCLVVAGRHVKALDLLSILLGDAPALTMPQRLYQRALSGDSQEIIAEARAFLKRKSFAAYCDAVLMPAMQLARIDLSRGAINREQQEDVRHAIVTVVETLGGEARRWSSPRRPTSVLDDVSIGRRLRQQRENISGRWQGPLSVAPESVVLCVGLGSMADDLATEILTRILRNLHVDARHLSAEDFVAFEAESHPELTPNAVSMLYIVSAAPARAEQADALAGDMRVRFPNACIVAVLLPELLSPREELPAVGADVSEVVESLEAAAQQAIARFPKVGDNPAVSARRSRG, translated from the coding sequence ATGTCTTCTGAATCTCAAGTAGTGCCACCCGCCTCACCCAGCCAGCGCGCGATCACCATCATCGCTTCGGCCACGGTGTTGGCGCTGCTCTATTTCGGCCGGGAAGTGCTGGTGCCGATCGCGCTGGCGCTGTTCTTCAGCCTGCTGATGGATCCCTGGGTGCGGCTGTATCGGCGCCTGGGCTTGGGGCATGGCCTGTCGGTGATGATCGCCGTGCTCGCCCTGGTGGTGATCGTTACCGGGCTGACGACGGTGATGGGCTCCCAGGTGGTGCGCATGGCCCGCAGTCTTCCGCAGTACGAGGCGACCATCCACGCCAAGGCGCAGACGTTGCGCGCCATGACGGTCGGTCGCTTGGAGCTGATGCAGGGCGAGTTCGGCAAGGTCATCAGCCAGCCCGAAGTGCGCAACGTCTATCCGCCGCTGACATCGGCCAGCGCGCCTTCGTATCTGGCGCCGACGGCGCCGAGCACCGAGCCGGTGCAAGCACCCATGCCCGCCACGCCTACGGAGGTGATCACACGCATCCTCTCCACCGCATGGATTCCGTTGCAGACGGCGGGCATCGTGCTGGTCGTGCTGGTGTTTGTGTTGCTGGAACACGAGTCTTTGCGCGATCGCTTTATCCGCCTGGCGGGCGGCGCGGATCTGCGCGCGAGTACCGCAGCCATCAATGACGCGGGGGAGCGCCTGTCGCGATTCTTCGTCTCTACGTTCTCGGTCAACGTCGGCGTGGGTGCGGCCATATGGCTAGGGCTTTCACTCATGGGGTTGCCCGGCGCGCCGCTTTGGGGCGGGCTCACCGCGGCGCTCCGGTTCGTGCCCTATGTGGGCGTATGGATGGTTGCGGTGGTCGCTGCGGTCTTCGCGGCTGCGGTGGTTCCGGGCTGGTCGCTGCTGCTGATGACGCTGGCGTTGTATCTGGTGGTCGAGCTCGTGGTGTCCCAGTTGGTCGAGCCTCTGCTTTACGGGCACACCACGGGCCTGTCGCCGCTGGCGATCGTGGTGGCGGCGATCTTCTGGAGCTGGCTGTGGGGGCCGGTCGGGCTGATCATGTCCACGCCGTTGACGCTCTGCCTCGTGGTGGCCGGGCGTCACGTCAAGGCATTGGACTTGCTTAGCATCCTGCTGGGCGATGCGCCCGCGTTGACGATGCCGCAGCGGCTTTATCAGCGCGCGCTTTCCGGCGACTCGCAGGAAATCATTGCCGAAGCCCGCGCGTTTCTGAAGCGCAAGTCGTTTGCGGCCTATTGCGATGCTGTGCTGATGCCGGCCATGCAGCTTGCCCGCATCGACCTGTCGCGGGGCGCGATCAATCGCGAGCAGCAGGAAGACGTGCGACATGCCATCGTGACCGTGGTCGAGACGCTGGGGGGCGAAGCGCGACGGTGGTCGAGCCCGCGGCGCCCCACCTCGGTGCTCGATGACGTAAGCATTGGTCGTCGCCTGCGACAGCAGCGCGAGAATATCAGCGGACGCTGGCAGGGGCCGCTGTCGGTGGCGCCGGAATCCGTGGTGCTTTGCGTGGGCTTGGGTTCCATGGCCGACGACCTGGCCACGGAGATACTCACGCGCATTCTGCGCAATCTGCATGTTGATGCGCGGCATCTTTCGGCGGAAGACTTCGTCGCCTTCGAGGCCGAATCGCATCCGGAGCTGACGCCCAATGCGGTCTCCATGCTCTACATCGTCAGCGCCGCTCCGGCCCGTGCAGAGCAGGCCGATGCACTGGCCGGCGACATGCGCGTGCGCTTCCCCAATGCCTGCATCGTGGCGGTACTGCTGCCGGAATTGCTGAGCCCGCGAGAGGAACTGCCGGCCGTCGGTGCGGATGTCAGCGAAGTCGTGGAGTCGCTGGAGGCGGCCGCACAGCAAGCCATCGCCAGGTTTCCCAAAGTAGGCGACAACCCAGCGGTTTCAGCGCGTCGATCTCGAGGTTGA
- a CDS encoding alpha/beta fold hydrolase, which translates to MSEQLGDAKRASNSFVTVSDGTQIFFKDWGTGQPLFFHHGWPLSADDWDAQMMFFLKQGYRVIAHDRRGHGRSTQTDKGHDMDTYAADVAAVVEALDLKNAIHIGHSTGGGEVTRYVARHGKGRVAKAVLISAIPPLFMKTDKNPDGVPKEVVDSIRDGTANHRSQFYKDVTIPFYGFNRPGANVSEGIRENWWRQGMMGSILAHYECVRVLSETEFYDDLAVIDVPVLVMHGEDDQICPFPTTGAVSWKLLKHGTLKSYPGLPHGMPTTHADLINADLLAFIKAS; encoded by the coding sequence ATGAGCGAGCAGTTGGGTGATGCGAAGCGTGCCAGTAATTCATTTGTCACGGTCAGCGATGGGACCCAGATTTTCTTCAAAGATTGGGGGACGGGCCAGCCGCTCTTCTTTCATCACGGGTGGCCGCTGAGTGCGGATGATTGGGACGCACAGATGATGTTTTTCCTGAAGCAAGGGTATCGCGTCATCGCGCACGATCGCCGTGGTCATGGACGCTCGACGCAGACCGACAAGGGCCACGATATGGATACGTACGCGGCCGACGTTGCTGCGGTGGTCGAGGCCCTCGATCTGAAGAACGCGATACACATTGGCCACTCCACCGGTGGCGGCGAAGTCACTCGTTACGTTGCACGACATGGCAAGGGACGCGTAGCAAAGGCAGTGCTCATCAGCGCGATCCCGCCGCTTTTCATGAAGACGGACAAGAATCCTGACGGTGTGCCCAAAGAGGTCGTCGATAGCATTCGTGACGGCACCGCAAACCATCGCTCGCAGTTCTACAAGGACGTCACCATTCCGTTCTACGGTTTCAATCGGCCAGGGGCGAATGTTTCCGAAGGGATCAGGGAGAACTGGTGGCGCCAAGGCATGATGGGCAGCATTTTGGCCCACTATGAATGCGTTCGAGTCCTCTCTGAAACCGAGTTTTATGATGACCTCGCGGTGATCGATGTTCCCGTGCTGGTCATGCATGGTGAGGACGATCAAATTTGTCCGTTCCCCACCACGGGCGCGGTCTCCTGGAAGCTACTCAAGCATGGAACGCTCAAGTCATATCCCGGGTTGCCCCATGGTATGCCTACGACGCACGCCGACCTGATCAATGCCGACCTATTGGCATTCATCAAGGCGAGCTAA
- a CDS encoding phosphatase PAP2 family protein, with product MAYDDSGIWKRSNQEILIYGSIVTVAGGALWLGDNDKLGDTFWRSVDSMVVTGVGTQALKWTFQRERPSQTDNPNKWFQGIHAQSFPSGEVAAVTAAVTPFMAAYGSEHPTIYLLALLPAYDAVARVKTHGHWQSDVLFGAAIGAGVGLWASHRESPWIISLLPGGFQIGFVHHFD from the coding sequence GTGGCCTACGACGACAGCGGTATCTGGAAGCGCAGCAATCAAGAAATCCTGATTTACGGATCCATTGTTACTGTTGCCGGTGGCGCCCTCTGGCTTGGCGATAACGACAAGCTCGGGGATACGTTCTGGCGCTCGGTTGACTCCATGGTCGTTACGGGCGTGGGCACACAGGCGCTCAAATGGACTTTTCAGCGCGAACGTCCCTCGCAAACCGACAACCCCAACAAGTGGTTCCAGGGCATCCACGCCCAGAGCTTTCCAAGCGGTGAAGTGGCAGCAGTCACCGCCGCGGTCACGCCGTTCATGGCCGCTTACGGCAGCGAACATCCCACGATCTACCTGCTCGCACTGCTGCCCGCTTACGACGCCGTGGCCCGTGTCAAAACGCACGGGCATTGGCAAAGTGATGTGCTGTTCGGTGCAGCCATTGGAGCGGGCGTAGGTCTGTGGGCGTCGCATCGCGAATCGCCATGGATCATCTCCCTTCTACCCGGCGGTTTTCAGATTGGCTTTGTGCACCACTTCGATTGA
- a CDS encoding dihydrofolate reductase family protein, which translates to MKRKLIGAFFQSLDGVIQAPGAPEEDRSGGFRFGGWSAPFWDQSMEQPTARIFDEPEYDLLLGKRTYDIFAAYWPYNLDNAIGVKFQRINKYVLTHADEPLTWEGSHRLSGDTAEAVAAIKQSDGRDLLIQGSSTLYLPLLAAGLIDRLILITFPVVLGQGKRILDGSQKPGALKLVDHFVSDSGVVLATYEPGGEVPTGSFETKAPSAAELRRREQWAQEDASTSRSTR; encoded by the coding sequence ATGAAGCGCAAGCTGATCGGCGCCTTCTTTCAGTCACTGGACGGCGTCATCCAGGCGCCGGGCGCACCTGAGGAGGACCGGTCTGGCGGCTTCCGCTTCGGCGGCTGGAGCGCGCCGTTCTGGGACCAGAGCATGGAGCAGCCGACCGCCAGGATTTTCGACGAGCCGGAATATGACCTGCTGCTCGGCAAGCGAACCTACGATATTTTTGCCGCCTACTGGCCGTATAACCTGGACAATGCTATCGGCGTGAAATTCCAGCGCATCAACAAATATGTGCTGACGCATGCCGACGAGCCGTTGACCTGGGAAGGGAGCCACAGGCTGTCCGGCGACACCGCCGAAGCAGTTGCCGCGATCAAGCAGAGCGATGGCCGCGACCTGCTGATCCAGGGCAGCAGCACGCTCTATCTGCCGCTGCTTGCCGCGGGACTGATCGACCGGCTGATCCTGATCACCTTCCCGGTCGTGCTTGGCCAGGGCAAGCGCATCTTAGACGGCTCGCAGAAACCAGGCGCACTCAAGCTCGTCGACCATTTCGTGTCAGATAGTGGCGTGGTGTTGGCGACCTATGAACCGGGCGGCGAGGTGCCAACCGGCTCATTCGAGACCAAGGCGCCAAGTGCAGCGGAGCTGAGGCGGCGCGAGCAATGGGCGCAGGAAGACGCATCAACCTCGAGATCGACGCGCTGA